The window gcacatgAATTTATCAGTATATTCATTGTTTGAAAAGACAAGATATAACGCCACAAAGAGCATTTTCTGGTacttttctgacaaaaaaagagcaataataTCGTTAAAACGCTACCACAACAATGTTATGAGGAAGGGCATGTTCTTTATGTACTTTTTGTAGGTGTGGTCCGATTGTTGCCtgaaggatgtttgtcagtgCTGTATGAACTAAGATACcaatgtttgtctctgtgtgagCATAAAACGACAAGGTAGTGTTGAGTATTTGATCAGCAGCAAATTGAGCCCAATATTAATGTCTGATGTAACTGGAGCCATAGTTTAGGCCACACCAACATTTTATTGTGGCTGAGGCAATTGTAATAACAATGTTTGTTCAAAAAGCTAGTACAAAACCTGGCTTGttagtaacaaaacaaaaaaatccacgtTGTCCATGAAAGCCTATTTGTATGCCGtgaactttttccacattttgtgacatcataatcACAAACTTGAATTTACTTTGCTGAGATTGTACGTGATGGGCCAACACAAAGTAGAACATACTTAATTGTAATGTGCAGACAAATAATGTGCAGTTTTCAAAATTTTAAGTGAATTTAAATCTCatgttaaagcaacactaaggagcTTTctgtttacgttgattatggcgaagccatatggacaaaagcggtattgttatgtctgaaggacgATCACATTTCCCATTGTGACACGCGCATTGCGTAGTTTTTTAGCTCactccagcgagtgaaatccgggccaatgttgatccttaaCTGTCCTTTCATTCGGGGTAGCTTTTGACGTATGctataaagcagtcagcacatttatagttttttgtgtggcagtgttcctaccatcctcttcaaaattgcttagtgccagtaaaaaggatacagaccccctcaggccatggcaaaggtaccatttaactagttttaagttgatgtttcatcatAAGAATTATGgacatattttattaaggttgaaaagttccttagtgctactttaagatgACATAAGCAGGGCTCCTACTTATTACTAGAAGATACGACTGTCTTTGTGTGACTACAGTATTGTGAGTGGGATGATGTTAATAAGATGTGCTCCActtttgcttttctttccaCATATTCTGTGGGGTTGCTTTATGACATCAGACACTTTATGGATTGTCTGTTTGCAAAAACAGAAtggattattgttattgttgacaATGAACAAAAGTGGAGTGAAAAGACATTCACATAATCATGCTTTACTCACATACTCTCACTTGGTGCTCAAGTATGTTCAAAACACATTTCCCAACAAATGTCACCAAGAACGTAGATTTAATCCAATAATGCCAGCATTTAAAGCGACCCTCTGATGTTAGCAATGGGCAGAGGGCATATACTGTACCAACATGTGGAGGCTAAGAATAGAAGTCACTAGACACATCCCACTGCCCTCACAGTAACTTAACACTCGCAATGAAGCACATTAAAAGACTTCAAATAGTTTGATTTCCAGGACCAAGGCAGGCTAGTACAGTCACGTTTTCATCAACGAATAATGTCAAgggtaaaacaacaacacaactttaaaatggcttgATTACTGtaggaaattaacaaaaaagaaggtgctacggatgaGACACAGGCGCCGTAAAatcgaaacgacgtaggtcgcgtacaACGTAACTCGAGGGCTCCCTATAATGTATaagccacatccaatatggccacCACGTCCTTGTGGCAAATTCCCATCCAAGCCAACAGCCACTCGTTCCCGGATAGGTAATTATGTCTGCTATAATGGTACCTCTTTCTAAATGTTTTGGCTGTGGGTGGTGGAATTTTTAGCCCAATATGTGTGCATTGCACAAGCACCAACTGCGCATGTCACGCTTTTAACAAGTCTATCAACGATATTCTGTGTGCCCAAACCTGGAAGTATGTCATCGAGAGACACTAAGATAAACAAATCAGCTTTACTCATCAAGAGCTATGTACTATTTATCCTGCTCATCTAAACATATATTTGTAAGTAGCCTATATTTAATagaatatttcattttcattattcaATATTTGTCTTCAATATGTGACTAAACTTGGTGGGAGGCACTTTGGCCCACTATTGACGAGCTGCCACTACTTTTTACTTCCTAAATTATAGGATATTAGCTCACATCATAGAGAACCGATACTGAGTGACTCATCACTCCCACGCTTGCATCGACAAAACATGATGCACAATCACGTCTACGTTACAACCACAAATCATTCTTTTGACCTTACAAAGCTTTCAAAGATGTCTAATAGATGAAATGAATGCCTTACCAATCACATCTTCAGGGATGAGCGACTCTATTGGAGGGTCCAGTTCGGAGCTTTGGCACAGGTAAGCTTTCATCTGAGTCATAAACTGCCTGAGCGTCTGCAGAAAATCCTCCCCTGATGTGTGGCAACCACGATTTTCCTGAACAAAACTTATATAGTCCTGGACCAGTGAgccaaaatatgaacttttatCCCTGGAAAGCTCAGCTATCTTTTTCACAGCCCGTCTTTCTGGCGTCATCAAGGAGGTGAGCATACCGCTGACCTTGCGGAAGCGTCCCTTCAAGGCGCGGGGAAGAATAAACGATCCTCCGCTTAGACTCACACCCACCCTGCGCCTTCTCGCTTTGAAGGACGGACGGAGGCGCATTTCCAAGTCGGCCTCAAGGCCCACCCCATAGTCCTCCTCCACTTCCTcttcgccatcatcatcatcatcgtcatcctcacTAGTGTCGATGACAGTGTCTTGATGGTTAAGATGGCATGACTGGCTGGAGTCGAGGCCCAGGGAGAACCCAGGCGACTGTGAATAGTCCAATGAATCAGAGGAAGAAGTAGACATGCTCATGTCACTGAGCCGTTGAAGTCCTGTCTCGTTTTGGGTAGACCGACTCACAGCGCTTTTCTGCAGCGGAACATCATCCGTATTGTTAGGGGGTAGCTTGACTCGAGACAAGGCTTTGGCAATGGTCTCATCATCAAGGGCGATGTGGCACTGGTGAGCCACAACCATCTTACTGGGTCTTGGAGGTGGTGGGTTTGAAGGCACGGGCATTGGTGAACTTTTGAGTGGGCTGCTGTGTTTAGTGCCCATTGTTGGTCGAGGCGGGGCCGGGCGCCTGATGGGGGCTGATTGTTTCCTTGTGGCCCCAGGAATAGCCACTGGCATGCTTTTGGGTCTGGTGGTAAGTGCTGGGGCTCCAGGTGGAGGTGGGGCCGGTCGCTTGCGCAACATCAAGCGAGGTGGGGGCGGTCGAGGAGGGGGTTTCGATTTGCGGTTCACCTTAACCTAGGaatggcagaaatggaacattgagACAATTGAATCATTTGGATCAATTGATTCAGAACAATAATCGATCTTTTGGAACGTTCGAAACACCtccccacagcgacatctgATGGACAATTGTAAAATATCACATTCAAACAGTAGATTGTTGCCCACTCCACAGTAAGGAAAGTAGCTATTCGGCTGCCTGTGATCACCTAATTTACACACCTGGCAATCggcatatactgtaattgtaatggacgccatgagagagagagaaataataataataaccgaataacccccccaccccctcaaaatatgtacaaaagtacaaataagCTTTTTGCTGCTGATTCTTGGCTTGCTTTTAATTTTGCCTTTGAAATAGATCATTTCTCAACATACcttaacttaaatgctttgatgaGACCCACATTACTATACCATTGAATCAAAAACTTATACATATCAAaggctgttttatttttttgcaacaagGTATCTTAAGTTTTGTCAGAAAGCATTAGAGAGGAAAAACAATGGCCTGCAAAAATATGCTACTTGGACCAGGAATTAAACCTGGTTGCCCTAAGTAATGGACAAATTTCAGTATGTTGTGTGGGTGCGTTACCACTGAAACAACCATAGCACTCAtttgcattttgacattttatcttGTAGGGTGATGAATCAGCAGCCAGGACAAATTTTAGTATACTTAGGTTGGATATATTTTAGATTCAAGACATTTTCATATAGTGCAATGGTGgattttatttaactcattcactcccagccattttcccccttcgctcccggctgttttgatggattttgacagattttgcaaggcccacagaatattgtattcttttgctataaaaacatgaccaaaataattattagtctcttctttcatcaggaaaaaaaagtatatttctatctgtttccgttttgcagcaattagcataagaatatagctaagtttcattattcacaaatttgtttaaaacagtggagaaaatagctttttgcaacatggccctggttggtctcttatactcttataCTTATACTGCTGCCcattttggtaataactaccattgcttcaaacattctcttcagttcaggctgcatcaaagccttatgtatgctctagcataattttttaatgattttttttaaacgtatttatacgttttggggagcaaatgagttaattttagaaaagggaTAACATGTTCATTTACTGAAACAATGTGACTTTTAGAGGCATAATGACACGCAAAAAGCAACAGTCACGTGACATTGtgattctgagacagatttaggAACGTGTTTCAAAACAAGTTGCACCTGGGTTTCGTTATGTACCAAAACACATTttcgattttgccatcactaccttAACCTCGTCTGGATGCCGCTCCTTCTTTTGGCCGCCACTTGTGGGTTTCATAGACACGCTTGCAGTCTCACGTGAAGATGGATCTTCCTCACAGTGGTGGTGCTGCCGAGTCTGGAAAAACAGTGGGTTGACCAAGCACAGAGTAGCATTGGAATGCCTTCTGTCACTTCGAGAGGAAGGAGGCCGGTGACGTAAAGTTGGTGGTGCGCTGTCACACTGGGGCCCAATATGACTCTGCTGCGACCCCTGGTCCTCTTTGGTCCTGCTCGTCCGCTGGGGGCTGAGAGTCCGGCTCGAAGGGCgacagggagggagggaggtcgAACGCTGGCTGCACAGGGCAGAGTCCCAAAAGCCTGCAAGAGAGACAGTAACTCAGCTAAATCCTGACTGACCGTTCAGTAAACACACTGCACACACATCATCACAGCAGGAATGTTAGCACACAAGCTCATTCTCATGCCTTTCTCACTACCGGTTCAAAGGTTGTCTTTCTAGTTTTCGAAGTTAGcccctgttcaaatgtgtgTTCGTCTTGCTGGTGGCCGAGACACAGTGAGTCAGATTCGTGTGTCTCTTTGCTCTGATCCAGCTGGTGCGTCACAAAGCCACACAGAGGGAGTCGCCAATGTTATTCAGGGAGTGGGCGGGCAACTCAACAAACAACATACTGTAGTGGACACATTTCCACTTCCTCTGTCCCCCTTTCAGCTTTGTACTCTTTCAAATGTTGAAACTGAGCGAGAGCACCACTTGTGTCGTTTCTGCATTATTGATCGCTTTTGCTAAATGACCGAGTCAAAAACGTGTCCAAAAATACTGTCATTTTCTATTACAATGTGAATAGTAATGACATTGTTTGATTCTAACTTCCTTCTATTGTTCTTTGAAGAGAGAGATTCTATGGTCaatgtttgaaaaataacactttgaacAAGGTGAAAAAGACGAGCAATAGTGCACGTGCGCCAATCATAAGATTAGCCCCTGTGATGACACGAACACAAGTCTAAAAAAGGAAAGGTTAACTGTTACATTACTGGACAGCTGCTGTCAGATGTCTGTCCCTCAATGTGTCTTGAGATTGAGGCCTATGGTATTCATATGGGTTCATGCAAGCAAGTAAAATTATAACTACTTGTATTGCAGGTTTTATGTAGGATTGGATAGTCATTTGTCTAgtaaacaaataacatttataTCCCAAAATTGTCACATTTTGTTTACGTTATGCACCGTACTTTCAACATGACCTCACTGTTGATGTTTTGAAGACTGAACAAAGGCTCTAAGATTCGGTCATTTGTTTTAACACATTAATGTATTACATGAGTGGTGTGCAAGTTCACATCAAAAAGGCCTTTACACAATAAAAGCATGTAAATATGGCATAGTTTTAAGCAATAGAGGAGGCATTGATATCAGGCAACAAGCCACCTCCATTTCCTGGAATGCAAGTTCACAAAGTACAATAACAGCATTGAAAGTACTTGAAAAAAGAGCAGCAATCTTATGTAGTACGCTGAATTGTGTTGTTCAGTTTATTTCCTGTGTATCTCTCTATTTGTTGACCATCATATATTTGAATTCTAAAACACTGATAGTTGTatcaataatatttaattaaaatatggttaattgcgattaatcaatTGCAAACCCTCTACTTAATTTCATTAGGGTGCACTGGCAGTGATTTgcagtcctttaaaaaaaaatattattatgggCCACACTAGTGGCTGGCTACCAATCCTCTTCTTAGTGAATACAAAATATTGTGAACATGTTTTAACTCAATTCAGTACTGCCACCTTTACGAAGCAATTGATTAGACTACCTTGTCCAAGTTGAGCCACTTCTTCCAGATCTTTTTGTGTCTTGGCAGATGAAATGGCTTCTGGGAGTTTGAGAGGGAAGGGCAACACATCCCTAAGtacaaaatcaataataatgaaaaaaaaactacagggATTAGATATTATGAATATGAACATATCATGTAACTAGTTTttggatatttattttttgaatatgcAGTTTGTCAATCATTTTCCTCAGTGGTCTTTATTCCCATTGTTATGACACTGATTATcatgttttgaattttgaatctaAACTTTAAATCAAGGTATATGACAtctaaaatgaatgcaaatggaacattttgcattttattttatgtcaatctgaggACAACAGGCAACAGTTCACTCATTCCAAGGTTCTATTGTTACATTTCTTTGTATGACCGAGGTCAGGAATGGGCAACTTCAATGCAATTTTTCATCCTTACAACTGGGAGCTACATAGGACCACACAGTTCATAACTCgatgtatgacaaaaacgcTATGTTAGATACGGCAAAATACAAGCATATATGAGTGAAATACAtgctcttaatatatttcatttttgatcatGCTTTTCTCAATGTGTAAAAGATCCGCTAACCGAACCTGCCAATTGCCCATCCCTGACCTAAATTGTAATCTACAACAAGCAGGGatgtacaaaattcagaataGAATTCAGAAGACCCCTAAATTATAATTCAATTCTAGAATTGGAATTTAGATGGCAAACAGGAAGCAGAATTGCAATATAAACTCAAATTGCAGGAAGCAGAACTAAAATTTCATCAAATTCAAAGAAAtttataatgtaaaattaaagTGCATTAAACAATGAAGCTTCACAGTATAAGCCTATTTACAACATGGATTTCatacaattattattgtaaGGACTTCATGTAGGCTACATAAATGAAACTTTACTTTTTACTGTTAAGGACTGTATTGTGTCCATAAAGTCCATAcaataatatttgtattaaatttaCTTACAGGTATGTACATACATAAAGTGCAGTAATTGGTTTTATTAACGTTAAAAGAATACTCAGGTAAAACAGatcattaaaattgtaaaaactttGAAATAGTTTGATATGATGGTAGAACAGCACTTCACTTCTCAGACtaccttgttgttgttgttgtttttatctaaGTCTTTAAGGTGGCTGTCCAAacttccaaccatccatccatccatccatccattttcttaaccgcttagtcctcacaagggtcgcggggggcactggagcctatcccagctggcttcaggcagtaggcggggtacaccctgaactggttgccagccaatcacagggcacacagagacgaacaaccatccacactcacaatcacacctatggacaatttggagtgttcaattaacctgccatgcatgtctttggaatgtgggaggaaaccggagtacccggagaaaacccacgcagggacggggagaacatgcaaactccacccaggaaggccaaagcccggaatcgatctcacgtcctctgcactgggaggcagacgtgctaaccagtcagccacggTGCCGCCCGCTGTCCAAACTTCTCTGACATTTTGTTTGGAGCACACCAATGAAATACATTGTCTCGTGTGAATGAGTTTCTTTGACTTGTATTGAATTCAGTTCCACTTCCTgcaattcaaatgtattcatttaattgAATTCTGAAATTGTGAATTTTGCACATCCCTGGTATCTATCTCGTGCAGTAAAAAATGACATATTAGtccaaaagtatttttgtgTCATCCACTAGTAGCATTGTATTACATACAGTAGTGCTGTACACATAAggacaaaaaaattgagaaaatgtTAAGTACCTGCTTATACAGTAGAAAGCTACCAGACGGAAAAGGTCTGCAAAGCTGATCCCAGATCCATCAAGAGAAAATGCTGTAAAGCAATCAAACTTATGagatataaattattttctttattgatATAATTATGCATTCTGTACGGAGGCAGATACAGTGGGCAATATACGATAATGCAAATATAATCGTTTACTGACCACGCAGTAatctgagtgtgaatggtttctCTTTATGTATCCTGTGATTGGCGAGTGGCGACCAGCCTCGGCTGCCGTCTGCGCCAAGTCATCTTGGATTCATGCAACCCTCAACCGGTTAAATCGTACAGAAAAAATACAGGATAGAAAGCAGTGTTCAGTGACTCTTTCCACTCCAGTGTGTGCAGAATGTGAAATCCGTTGGTGAGCACATGACCCACATGTAAACACCAACACTCCGTCTTCCTCGCACATGTGCAGTCATTTCAAGGAAAGGTGACAACTGCTATGAGATCATGCTTTCGCACTAAAATACTTAGTTCCAACACTT of the Vanacampus margaritifer isolate UIUO_Vmar chromosome 7, RoL_Vmar_1.0, whole genome shotgun sequence genome contains:
- the LOC144055652 gene encoding ras and Rab interactor 2-like isoform X1, which gives rise to MDSKTPSNNPQDCPMIRSGSFFKLIDAFALEIGELKKEMVHTSPTVDQGPVDIQGPESEVSGDMSDIYLEPPRHASVRCERDYGYDSLRRRMSVLDRLTRTHPVWLLLTVSEEEATHILLKQPPGVFLVRKSVTLQRKVLSVRLKVDQSGSSISNFPVRESQYTFSLDGSGISFADLFRLVAFYCISRDVLPFPLKLPEAISSAKTQKDLEEVAQLGQGFWDSALCSQRSTSLPPCRPSSRTLSPQRTSRTKEDQGSQQSHIGPQCDSAPPTLRHRPPSSRSDRRHSNATLCLVNPLFFQTRQHHHCEEDPSSRETASVSMKPTSGGQKKERHPDEVKVKVNRKSKPPPRPPPPRLMLRKRPAPPPPGAPALTTRPKSMPVAIPGATRKQSAPIRRPAPPRPTMGTKHSSPLKSSPMPVPSNPPPPRPSKMVVAHQCHIALDDETIAKALSRVKLPPNNTDDVPLQKSAVSRSTQNETGLQRLSDMSMSTSSSDSLDYSQSPGFSLGLDSSQSCHLNHQDTVIDTSEDDDDDDDGEEEVEEDYGVGLEADLEMRLRPSFKARRRRVGVSLSGGSFILPRALKGRFRKVSGMLTSLMTPERRAVKKIAELSRDKSSYFGSLVQDYISFVQENRGCHTSGEDFLQTLRQFMTQMKAYLCQSSELDPPIESLIPEDVIEQVLEKAMHKCVLKPLKTFIDVALHDFQVNSGDWQQMKENLAMAKSKRPQELGVDGAVPPDSVAIEKIRQKFLSMRKMYSPEKKVSLLLRVCKLIYTIMQDNSGRMYGADDFLPMLTYVVAQCDMPQLDMDIQYMMELLDPSLLQGEGGYYLTSAYGAMALIKNFQEEQAARVLSSEARNTLHQWHRRRTTQRSAPTVDDFQNYLRLALQDVDTGCTAKTLLVHSYTTTEEVCSLCAYKLKISEPDNYALFLVTEDTCQQLAPDTHPQQIKAELHSRPRAKTFHFVYKRVPNLNLCIPTCPALLMSKVEQ
- the LOC144055652 gene encoding ras and Rab interactor 2-like isoform X2 — translated: MDSKTPSNNPQDCPMIRSGSFFKLIDAFALEIGELKKEMVHTSPTVDQGPVDIQGPESEVSGDMSDIYLEPPRHASVRCERDYGYDSLRRRMSVLDRLTRTHPVWLLLTVSEEEATHILLKQPPGVFLVRKSVTLQRKVLSVRLKVDQSGSSISNFPVRESQYTFSLDGSGISFADLFRLVAFYCISRDVLPFPLKLPEAISSAKTQKDLEEVAQLGQGFWDSALCSQRSTSLPPCRPSSRTLSPQRTSRTKEDQGSQQSHIGPQCDSAPPTLRHRPPSSRSDRRHSNATLCLVNPLFFQTRQHHHCEEDPSSRETASVSMKPTSGGQKKERHPDEVKVKVNRKSKPPPRPPPPRLMLRKRPAPPPPGAPALTTRPKSMPVAIPGATRKQSAPIRRPAPPRPTMGTKHSSPLKSSPMPVPSNPPPPRPSKMVVAHQCHIALDDETIAKALSRVKLPPNNTDDVPLQKSAVSRSTQNETGLQRLSDMSMSTSSSDSLDYSQSPGFSLGLDSSQSCHLNHQDTVIDTSEDDDDDDDGEEEVEEDYGVGLEADLEMRLRPSFKARRRRVGVSLSGGSFILPRALKGRFRKVSGMLTSLMTPERRAVKKIAELSRDKSSYFGSLVQDYISFVQENRGCHTSGEDFLQTLRQFMTQMKAYLCQSSELDPPIESLIPEDVIEQVLEKAMHKCVLKPLKTFIDVALHDFQVNSGDWQQMKENLAMAKSKRPQELGVDGAVPPDSVAIEKIRQKFLSMRKMYSPEKKVSLLLRVCKLIYTIMQDNSGRMYGADDFLPMLTYVVAQCDMPQLDMDIQYMMELLDPSLLQGEGGYYLTSAYGAMALIKNFQEEQAARVLSSEARNTLHQWHRRRTTQRSAPTVDDFQVSHLT